A region of the Leptospiraceae bacterium genome:
AAGGTCGCTCCGAATATGAAATAGAAATTTTATTCAGCGGGATTCCTATTGATGAAATTACCGACGAAGTCTTTAATGCTTATTCTGCCCATTTTAATCACTTTTTTACACAGATTCCGAGCAGTGTAGAGATTAAAGTCCCCGAAGACTTTTACTATTGTTCGGATGCACTAAAATATCTGGAATCGGCAATTGACGAACTGACGAAAAAAGCCCGGCTTAAACTTTCTAATGTGGTTTTTTCAGGTGACTTTTTTGCTTATTATAAAAGAACGGATATAGCGGCATTACCAAACCTTTCAGCCTGTAAAGTTCTTTTCCCAAAGAAGAAGGATTCCTAGCTGGGGTTTAATTCGCGGAGGTTTTAACATTGGTTACTATCAAAATAGATGGTGTAGAATACCAGGTTGATGAAAAAAAGAATTTAATTGATGCGACGAAAGAAGTCGGAGTTGAAATTCCCTACTTTTGTTACCATCCTGCATTACGAATTGTGGGAATGTGCCGGATGTGCCTCATTCAGATTGAAGGTGTTCCCCGTTTACAGGCGGCCTGCAATACACCGGTAAAAGAAGGTCTGTCCATCATTACCAAAAGTGACAGGGTAAAAGAAGCCAGACAGGGTACCATGGAATTTATTCTGGCCAACCACCCTCTGGATTGTCCGGTCTGTGATAAAGCCGGAGAATGCGACCTTCAAGATAATGCTTTTAACTCAGGACAATCTGCTTCTCGTTTTTCCTTTCCCAAAAGGGAAGTTCCACAGGAAGAAATTGGAGATAACCTGATTATTAACCATAATCGCTGTATCATTTGTTACCGTTGTGTGAGGTTTGAAGAAGAAAAAGTAGGAGAATCCAACCTCGGTCTTTTTGAAAGAGGCTATCACTCCCTTATAGGCCTTGCAAAAGAAGAGAAAATAAAGCATAATTATCAGGGTGCCCTTTCCGATCTTTGCCCAACGGGTGCCTTATTAACTAAGAAAAATCTGTTTAAATCCAGAGTCTGGTGGTTTAAAAAAGCTAAATCGGTATGCCACGGTTGCAGCACCGGTTGTAATATTGAAACCAATGTTCGTGATAATAAAATGTATCGTTATATTCCAAGAGAAAACCCGGCAGAAGGTATGTATTTTCTCTGCGATACAGGTCGTTTCGATCTGGATTGGTTAAATGAAAATCGTCTGAATTCTTATTTTGTAAAAGGGGAATCCGGAGAAAGTTCTTATGTGGTTTCTGAGCTTACTGAAAAATTAAAAGCCGCCAAACAGGTTGCTTTAATTGGAGGAGGCCACGAATCGAATGAAAACCTTTTAAAGATAAAAGAAGAACTTCAAAAAATTGCAAAAAATGTGATTCTTGAAGCACGAGTTGATGATTCCCAGTATAAACCTGTAGAGCAGGTAGATTTTCTGCTTACAACTGACAGACACCCCAATACCAGAGGAGCAACAGATGCAGGCTTCATCTATGATAAAGGCCTTGATGGTATCATTCAGGACTTTAACAGCGGTAAAATCGAATTGCTATTTGTCCTAAAGGAAGAAATTCCAGCAGACCTAAAAGGGAAAGGCACTATTGTAGTACTGCATACGAACCTAACAGATTCTGTTAAAAAAGCCCAGTTTGCAGTTCCAATCAAGGCATTTACCGAACAGGCAGGAAGCTTTACCAATAAAAAAGGTTTAAAACAAGATTTCGAAATGGCAATGATTCCTCTACAGGGCCTTCCCTCTTCTTCCGAGTTTTTTACACGTCTAAGAAGAGAAAGCATGATGAAACAGGAGGCTGGCGTTGGCAACGGTTAATGTAGTGAATGTAGCAAAAAAACATCAATTTAAGTGGTACCAGAGAAGTTATTTTTATTCTCTTCTGGTTGGTTTAAATATCACTATAAAACATTTCTTTCGCACCCTTATAGGAAAGGAATATACTCTTGAATATCCGGAGAAAAAAAGAAAATACTCTTCACGTTACAGAGGAATGCATTCTTTAAAAAGGGACGAGAAAGGCAGAGAGCGCTGTACATCCTGTTTTTGTTGTATGTGGATCTGTCCGGCAGATGCCATAACCATTGAAGCCGCCGCCGTTCCCCCGGAAAGACAACACCTTCATCCGGAAGATAAGTATGCAAAACGTTTTGAAATAGATCTTTTACGCTGCATCTTTTGCGGTCTTTGTGAAGAAGCCTGTCCGAAAGGGGCCATTTATCTCGATGGTCCGGGAGAACTTGCAGCCGATAACCGTCAGGATCTCATTCTTACCAAGGAAAGGATGACTGAAAAATTCGGAGGACCTATCATAGGCAGAAGAATATAAATACTAAAGATAAATGATTTTTCAGAAATATCAGTTTTTTCTTAAGGCGGGGTCATTGGGTCTCGCCTTATTTATATTCTGGGCTCTTTCTTTTTCTCCTACTACTCTATACTCCTGGGAAAAAAGGATTTTTGCTACCGACTATGGTGAAATCATCATCGAAAACCTTAAAACAGCTCCATTTCCACATGAGACTCGTGAAAGTGGTTATACCTACAGAGGACAATTTTTCAGCAAAGAAAAGCATTATAACGATAACTCTGTTTTTATATTCATTCCCAAACAAATGGATAAAGTATCTGATATAAACTTTGTCTTCTATTTTCATGGTTGGAATGATAGTCTTGTAATGATTCCTCCCAAGTATAAAATCATCTCCCAGTTTGCTGCCAGTCACCGAGATGCTATCCTCGTCATTCCCCAGGGGCCTCTCAATGCTCCCGATTCTTCAGGAGGAAAATTGGAAGATGTAGATGGTTTTAAGGAATTTGTAGATGAACTCCTTTTGAAACTATATGAAAAGAATAAAATTCAATCCAAAAGAGTAGGTTCCATTGTTTTAAGCGGACACAGTGGAGGATTTCGTGTAATGTCTTATATTTTGTTACATGGAGGCTATGCCAGAAAAATTAAAGAAGTATATCTCTTCGATGGTCTTTATTCCCAATTAGAGAAATTCGTCTATTGGATCAACTATTAC
Encoded here:
- a CDS encoding (2Fe-2S)-binding protein, which produces MVTIKIDGVEYQVDEKKNLIDATKEVGVEIPYFCYHPALRIVGMCRMCLIQIEGVPRLQAACNTPVKEGLSIITKSDRVKEARQGTMEFILANHPLDCPVCDKAGECDLQDNAFNSGQSASRFSFPKREVPQEEIGDNLIINHNRCIICYRCVRFEEEKVGESNLGLFERGYHSLIGLAKEEKIKHNYQGALSDLCPTGALLTKKNLFKSRVWWFKKAKSVCHGCSTGCNIETNVRDNKMYRYIPRENPAEGMYFLCDTGRFDLDWLNENRLNSYFVKGESGESSYVVSELTEKLKAAKQVALIGGGHESNENLLKIKEELQKIAKNVILEARVDDSQYKPVEQVDFLLTTDRHPNTRGATDAGFIYDKGLDGIIQDFNSGKIELLFVLKEEIPADLKGKGTIVVLHTNLTDSVKKAQFAVPIKAFTEQAGSFTNKKGLKQDFEMAMIPLQGLPSSSEFFTRLRRESMMKQEAGVGNG
- a CDS encoding NADH-quinone oxidoreductase subunit I, which translates into the protein MATVNVVNVAKKHQFKWYQRSYFYSLLVGLNITIKHFFRTLIGKEYTLEYPEKKRKYSSRYRGMHSLKRDEKGRERCTSCFCCMWICPADAITIEAAAVPPERQHLHPEDKYAKRFEIDLLRCIFCGLCEEACPKGAIYLDGPGELAADNRQDLILTKERMTEKFGGPIIGRRI